The segment ATTACAGACGCTGATCCGGGCATTTGGACCCCTGTTGTGTGAAAACTCCTAAAGGAGGAGTAGAATTAGGAAACTGTTGTcatgaataaaaataaaaaggaaaaacagTGAGTGTGTCTCCATTACTGTCAGCTGTATATTTGCCTCGTTTAACAAacaactcatttacatttacataacaaAAAGATAGATACAGGAATGAATGTATGCAAATAGCATATGTATAAAAACTGGCCAGTAACACTCATATCCTTAAGTTTAGATCTGCCTGTTCCATCCCAAACGCATCATGAGTGTGCCAAAAAGACCGGTAGAGGGAAGAGCCAGAGCTATCCTGTCGCCTGACCAGACCGTGCCAGCTGTGCCTCTGCGCGTGACCGCCCAGGAGGTGCTCAGCCTCCAATTCCCTCTTCTCCGAGAATGCCTCTTCGAGATGAACAGGAAATGGGCCAAGCGCACTGCCAAGATGACACCGGCATGGCCAGAGCACGGGACTTTCGATCTAAGCCTCTGCAACGACATGAGGGTCCTGATCACCAACCACAGCCATTCTGGTTCGGTCAAGAAAAAACTCAGGAAACGCAAAGAGGAAGCTGGAGTTCTGAAGCTGTACAAAGACCAAGGACAGAACTATTGTGACACAGTTAAGGCTTGCCTGCTAGCAGCCAAAACTGATCACGGGACTCTAGATagagcctcccctcccccatacgaTAAAGAGAAGAGCAGCTCTGCCCCACCCAGTAAGACCTTGTTTGCGGGTGAGGCAGAGAACCCAAGGTCTTCATCCATCTTCATGGCCCGGTCCACGACTCCAGACCCTCCCCTTGCCCAGAGCCCCGTCCAACCCCTCCCAGTCCACGACAGAAGGCCTCCTTCATACTATCAAGCACCCATCCTGGTCAGAGGAACTCCGATGTATTATGTGCCCTGGACAACATGACTGGTTTAATTGCTCGGCTCCCCAATCCATATGAGGGAGCGAGTAGGTGGATTAAGGCGTTCGAGCAAGAGACACTGGGCCACAATATAGCTATCGGAGACATCAAAATGATCCTAGGGCGCACCCTAGGAGCTGGAGGCTTGAGTGACGTCATGCATTCACAGCATCTGGCCGACATCCTAGATTCACATGCAGGAGACTGAGATCTCTTTAATGCAATCCGCACAGATGTCTGGGAAAGTCTGAGAACCCTCTTTCCGGATTGGGTGAGGCTGGACATGCTCACTGGGGAGACAATTGAGTTATCTGAGCCTACAATGGCGTTCATCCACAAAACCTTGGGAAAATGGAGAGCTGAACTGGGAAAAAATCCAGAAGACGAGGTCCTGCAACAAGCCATGTTTCAACAAGGGGTCGTCCGAGGCCTGACAGAGACTGTTCAGGGGCGGTTGGCAGATGTAGTGTGTCTCTATTCCATGCCTTTTTCCCAGTTTTGCGAGCACATCACCCATGCCGTGTTCAGAGAAAggaacaatgaaaacaaaaggctGCAGAGTGACCGAGAGGATGCGCGGAAGCTGAACAAACTCCAACTCAGGTCCGGCC is part of the Hypomesus transpacificus isolate Combined female unplaced genomic scaffold, fHypTra1 scaffold_62, whole genome shotgun sequence genome and harbors:
- the LOC124466046 gene encoding uncharacterized protein LOC124466046; this translates as MSVPKRPVEGRARAILSPDQTVPAVPLRVTAQEVLSLQFPLLRECLFEMNRKWAKRTAKMTPAWPEHGTFDLSLCNDMRVLITNHSHSGSVKKKLRKRKEEAGVLKLYKDQGQNYCDTVKACLLAAKTDHGTLDRASPPPYDKEKSSSAPPSKTLFAGEAENPRSSSIFMARSTTPDPPLAQSPVQPLPVHDRRPPSYYQAPILVRGTPMYYVPWTT